The following proteins are encoded in a genomic region of Nitrospiraceae bacterium:
- a CDS encoding DedA family protein — translation MGALIETIVTELSRFIIAAISMFGYVGIVLTMAIESACIPLPSEIIMPFSGYLVTTGQFTMLGVTLAGALGNVVGSVAAYYAGIWGGRPFVERYGPYFLVSRKDLDLADRWFQKYGEAAVFFSRMLPVVRTFISLPAGVARMNFPRFVLFTFIGALPWCYLLAYIGLKMGERWDQLREYFHQFDIVIGLGLALALGYFLWSHWPRRQPKLES, via the coding sequence GTGGGTGCACTGATCGAAACCATCGTCACCGAACTGAGTCGGTTCATCATCGCGGCGATTTCGATGTTCGGCTATGTTGGGATTGTCCTGACGATGGCAATCGAGAGTGCCTGCATTCCGCTGCCCAGTGAGATCATCATGCCGTTCTCCGGCTACCTGGTGACGACCGGACAATTTACGATGCTGGGCGTGACGCTCGCCGGCGCGCTCGGCAACGTGGTGGGATCGGTGGCGGCCTACTATGCCGGGATCTGGGGTGGGCGGCCGTTTGTCGAGCGGTACGGGCCGTATTTTCTCGTATCAAGGAAAGATCTCGACCTGGCCGATCGTTGGTTTCAGAAGTATGGAGAAGCTGCCGTCTTCTTTAGCCGGATGCTGCCGGTGGTCCGCACCTTCATCTCGCTTCCGGCGGGGGTGGCACGGATGAATTTTCCGCGGTTCGTGCTGTTTACGTTTATCGGGGCGTTACCCTGGTGTTACCTCTTGGCCTATATCGGCCTGAAGATGGGCGAGCGGTGGGATCAGTTACGGGAATATTTTCACCAATTCGACATTGTAATCGGCCTGGGGCTCGCCTTGGCCCTCGGCTACTTTTTGTGGTCGCATTGGCCCAGACGCCAGCCGAAGTTAGAGTCGTAA
- the surE gene encoding 5'/3'-nucleotidase SurE — MRILITNDDGIQSPGLTTLAEALKTIGEVWVVAPDRERTAAAHAVTLHKPLRVQHMGTRIYAVNGTPVDCVNLAVLKIMPKPPALVASGINKGVNLGDDVMYSGTVSAALEGTILGIPSIAVSQEGQERFRFEVGAHYAVRIARLVLERGLPDETLVNVNVPDRALSSVCGVRVTCLSRRRFDNPIIEKVDPHGRSYFWIAGTRVSWSRSKDADHEAIAEGLVSLTPMHLDTTHYGALDQFRSWEPLLQRKRTGLSRSRRQSSKKGR; from the coding sequence ATGCGCATTTTGATTACCAATGATGACGGAATCCAGTCGCCCGGTCTGACCACACTGGCCGAGGCCTTGAAGACAATCGGTGAGGTGTGGGTGGTGGCGCCCGATCGAGAACGGACGGCAGCGGCACACGCGGTCACATTGCATAAACCGCTTCGAGTACAGCACATGGGCACGCGCATCTATGCCGTGAACGGGACACCCGTCGATTGTGTGAATCTAGCCGTGCTGAAGATCATGCCGAAGCCGCCCGCCCTGGTCGCGTCGGGTATCAATAAAGGAGTCAACCTCGGTGACGATGTGATGTATTCGGGAACAGTCTCCGCCGCGCTGGAAGGGACGATCCTGGGGATTCCCTCGATCGCCGTCTCGCAAGAGGGACAGGAACGGTTTCGTTTCGAGGTAGGAGCACACTATGCCGTCCGTATCGCCCGCCTGGTCCTCGAACGTGGTCTGCCGGATGAAACGCTAGTGAATGTGAATGTTCCAGATCGTGCGTTGTCATCCGTTTGCGGCGTTCGTGTCACCTGCTTAAGCCGCCGCCGCTTCGACAACCCCATTATCGAGAAGGTGGATCCTCACGGACGGAGCTACTTTTGGATTGCCGGAACACGAGTCTCGTGGAGTCGGAGCAAGGATGCGGATCATGAAGCTATTGCAGAGGGTCTCGTCTCGCTCACGCCGATGCATCTCGATACCACACACTATGGTGCGTTGGATCAGTTTCGATCGTGGGAGCCGCTCCTTCAGCGAAAGAGAACTGGTCTCAGTAGAAGCCGTCGACAATCGTCGAAGAAAGGTCGCTGA
- a CDS encoding MerR family transcriptional regulator, whose protein sequence is MGNEPRLGSKVFYKIGEVSHITKLPAYVLRFWESEFPFLKPKKSRGNQRLYVRRDVETVLEIKRMLYDEGHTLAGVKRYWARRGRTAGQRVRPKEVAQRLRGHLQAMLKVLESHSE, encoded by the coding sequence ATGGGGAATGAACCCCGGCTGGGGAGTAAGGTCTTTTACAAGATCGGTGAGGTGAGTCACATCACCAAGCTTCCAGCCTATGTCCTCCGGTTCTGGGAATCCGAGTTTCCGTTCCTGAAACCAAAGAAAAGTCGAGGCAATCAGCGATTGTACGTCCGGCGTGATGTCGAGACGGTCTTGGAAATCAAACGAATGCTCTACGATGAGGGCCACACGCTCGCAGGGGTGAAGCGGTATTGGGCAAGACGCGGCCGGACTGCTGGACAACGAGTCAGACCGAAGGAAGTAGCCCAGCGGCTTCGCGGTCATTTGCAGGCCATGCTCAAGGTGTTGGAGTCCCATTCTGAGTGA
- a CDS encoding integration host factor subunit alpha: MRKADIANEIYKHVGISKNEAADIVELVLNMLKAVLKKGESVKIAGFGNFVVRSKGARKGRNPRTGEEIGITPRRVVTFRPSQVFKKYVNS; the protein is encoded by the coding sequence ATGAGAAAGGCGGATATCGCAAACGAAATTTACAAGCATGTCGGCATCTCAAAGAACGAAGCGGCAGACATAGTCGAGCTCGTCCTGAACATGCTCAAGGCAGTGTTAAAAAAGGGGGAATCGGTGAAGATCGCGGGGTTCGGCAATTTTGTGGTGCGCAGCAAAGGTGCAAGAAAAGGCAGAAATCCTCGGACCGGTGAAGAGATCGGCATTACTCCCCGCCGTGTGGTCACCTTCCGCCCAAGCCAGGTGTTCAAGAAGTACGTCAATTCATAG
- the cimA gene encoding citramalate synthase: MAKKSAKQRSARQPRSAATEVQVRPVGPTSLEIYDTTLRDGAQAEDVSFSAEDKVRVAQRLDDLGVQFIEGGWPGANPKDIEFFRMIKAVPLHQATVIAFGSTRKASHSVHHDPNLQALLDAETKIITLFGKTWSLHVTDALGISLAKNLELIGDSIAYVRSKNRRVFYDAEHFFDGYKTNPGYALNTIRKAVSAGAERVILCDTNGGTMPWEVKKICDEVRKECSVPLGIHAHNDCEMAVANSLVAIETGVVQVQGTINGIGERCGNANLCSIIPNLQLKMKRRALGERLNHLKEVSGFVTEIANLMPNKHQPYVGDSAFAHKGGVHIHAVLKNPATYEHVIPTMVGNRQRVLVSDYAGRSGLLEKVEAFGIKLNKEDAKVQELINTLKERESEGYQFEGAEGSFELLMRKAMGTHIPSFHLLGFRVIVEKKQDHGASFSEATVMVKVGDVVEHAAAVGAGPVNALDHALRKALEKFYPELKEVKLLDYKVRVLSANRGTESKVRVLIESGDHKDKWGTVGVSGNIIEASWQALADSIEYKLLSRDRS; the protein is encoded by the coding sequence ATGGCCAAGAAAAGCGCCAAACAACGATCGGCTCGGCAACCACGTTCTGCGGCTACGGAGGTCCAGGTTCGGCCTGTTGGACCCACGTCGTTGGAAATCTATGACACAACGTTGCGTGACGGCGCGCAGGCTGAAGATGTGTCCTTCTCCGCGGAAGACAAGGTGCGAGTCGCGCAGCGGCTGGATGATCTCGGCGTCCAGTTCATCGAAGGCGGATGGCCGGGAGCCAACCCCAAGGACATCGAATTCTTCAGGATGATCAAGGCAGTTCCATTGCATCAGGCGACCGTGATCGCATTTGGTTCGACAAGAAAAGCCAGCCACTCTGTCCACCATGATCCCAATCTCCAAGCGTTGCTGGATGCCGAAACCAAGATCATCACCCTCTTTGGAAAGACCTGGTCACTGCACGTCACCGACGCGTTGGGGATTTCGTTAGCGAAGAATCTCGAACTCATCGGCGATTCGATCGCCTACGTGCGATCCAAGAATCGGCGTGTGTTCTATGATGCCGAACATTTTTTCGACGGCTACAAGACCAACCCGGGGTATGCGCTCAACACGATTCGGAAGGCAGTCTCAGCGGGAGCCGAGCGCGTGATCCTTTGCGACACCAACGGTGGAACGATGCCGTGGGAAGTGAAAAAGATTTGTGACGAGGTTCGGAAAGAATGTTCAGTGCCGCTCGGGATTCATGCACACAATGACTGCGAAATGGCCGTGGCCAACTCATTAGTGGCGATCGAGACCGGTGTTGTCCAGGTGCAAGGCACTATCAACGGTATCGGTGAACGCTGTGGGAATGCGAATCTCTGTTCCATCATTCCGAATCTTCAACTGAAGATGAAGCGTCGGGCTTTGGGCGAACGATTGAATCACTTGAAAGAGGTGTCCGGTTTCGTCACGGAAATCGCGAATCTCATGCCGAACAAGCACCAACCTTATGTGGGAGACTCTGCGTTTGCTCACAAGGGCGGCGTTCATATTCATGCGGTGTTGAAGAATCCGGCAACGTATGAACATGTGATCCCGACCATGGTAGGCAATCGCCAACGCGTGCTGGTATCTGACTATGCCGGTCGCAGTGGGTTGCTCGAAAAGGTGGAAGCCTTCGGGATCAAGCTGAATAAAGAGGATGCGAAAGTCCAGGAACTGATCAACACTCTAAAAGAACGTGAGAGCGAAGGCTATCAGTTCGAAGGGGCCGAAGGATCATTCGAGCTGCTCATGCGGAAGGCGATGGGAACCCATATCCCCTCGTTTCATTTGTTGGGGTTCCGCGTGATTGTAGAGAAAAAACAAGACCACGGGGCGTCATTCTCCGAGGCCACGGTGATGGTAAAAGTCGGCGATGTCGTGGAGCATGCAGCAGCGGTCGGGGCTGGGCCTGTCAATGCTTTGGATCACGCGCTCCGGAAGGCGCTTGAGAAGTTTTATCCTGAGCTCAAAGAAGTTAAGTTGTTGGATTATAAAGTCCGCGTGCTCTCCGCCAATCGGGGAACTGAATCCAAAGTCCGGGTGTTGATCGAGTCGGGTGACCACAAGGATAAATGGGGGACTGTTGGAGTCTCGGGAAACATCATTGAAGCAAGTTGGCAGGCCTTAGCCGACAGCATTGAATACAAACTTCTGTCGAGAGACCGGTCTTAA
- a CDS encoding aspartate kinase, which yields MALIVQKYGGTSVGTIERIRRVADCVEKAHKDGHLVVVVLSAMSGETDRLLRLANEVTSMPDDRELDMLLSTGERVTIALLAMELRGRGLHARSYTGRQVGIMTDSAHTKARITRVKADRIREALTKGTIPIVAGFQGINEESDVTTLGRGGSDLTAVALAAALKADRCIIYTDVDGVYTSDPNIVPAAGRIDKISYEEMLEMASLGAKVLQSRSVEFAAKFNVPVEVNSSFKEGKGTLVTREDVGMEDVAVSGVTGDRNQAKVTIVGVPDKPGIAARIFGPVAQANILVDMIIQNVSQAGLTDISFTIPRADLKKAVPLIQSMAKDIDAKSVSVTEAIAKVSLVGVGMRSHSGVAAKMFEVLSREGVNIMMISTSEIKISCVIDEKYLELAMRSLHSAFGLDRDLSGKR from the coding sequence ATGGCGTTGATTGTTCAAAAATATGGCGGGACATCGGTGGGAACTATCGAACGCATTCGCCGCGTGGCTGATTGCGTAGAGAAGGCGCACAAAGACGGGCATCTCGTGGTTGTTGTCCTCTCTGCCATGAGCGGCGAAACAGATCGACTGCTTAGATTGGCCAACGAGGTGACATCGATGCCCGATGATCGAGAGCTCGACATGTTGCTCTCAACGGGCGAACGGGTCACGATTGCCTTGTTGGCGATGGAGTTGCGGGGGCGAGGGCTGCACGCCCGTTCTTATACCGGACGTCAGGTTGGGATCATGACTGACAGTGCCCATACCAAGGCGCGCATCACACGCGTCAAAGCAGACCGGATTCGCGAAGCATTGACCAAAGGCACCATCCCGATCGTGGCAGGTTTTCAGGGGATCAATGAAGAGTCGGATGTGACGACGCTGGGAAGAGGCGGGTCAGACCTTACCGCCGTCGCACTGGCTGCTGCACTCAAGGCCGATCGATGCATCATTTACACCGACGTGGACGGGGTCTATACCTCTGACCCGAATATCGTCCCGGCGGCCGGCCGAATCGATAAAATCTCCTATGAAGAGATGCTCGAGATGGCGAGTTTGGGTGCGAAGGTGCTACAGAGTCGATCGGTGGAATTTGCGGCGAAGTTCAACGTGCCGGTCGAGGTCAACTCGAGCTTTAAGGAAGGAAAGGGGACGCTCGTGACACGCGAAGATGTAGGGATGGAAGATGTCGCCGTTTCCGGTGTGACCGGTGACCGAAACCAGGCTAAGGTAACGATCGTTGGAGTTCCGGACAAACCAGGGATCGCCGCCCGAATATTTGGACCAGTCGCACAGGCGAACATTCTGGTTGATATGATCATTCAGAACGTCAGCCAAGCTGGATTGACAGACATCTCATTTACGATCCCGCGGGCTGACCTGAAGAAAGCGGTACCGCTGATCCAGTCTATGGCCAAGGATATCGATGCTAAATCCGTCTCGGTGACCGAAGCCATTGCCAAAGTGTCCTTGGTGGGGGTTGGCATGCGGTCGCATTCCGGCGTTGCGGCTAAGATGTTTGAGGTCCTGTCGCGGGAGGGGGTCAATATCATGATGATCAGTACGTCGGAGATCAAAATTTCCTGCGTGATCGACGAGAAATATTTGGAGTTGGCCATGCGCTCACTCCATTCGGCGTTTGGGCTTGACCGGGACTTATCCGGGAAACGTTAG
- the apgM gene encoding 2,3-bisphosphoglycerate-independent phosphoglycerate mutase yields the protein MKYVILHADGLADRPRQELGGKTPLQVAATPHLDRVVQSGELGLLSFPNGGGRHGSGLTGTAILGYDPKKYYQGPGPFEAVSLEVNVTEHDVVYRCTMVTLKGEPGTKGTWTDIKKLGPQVVMDDATAGLISTEEARELIDAANEQLGSETIQFYPGSGHRHVMVWVNGKPRAVCADPQTLVGHPIAGALPSGDGSDILRKLMEASLHIFRDHPVNDERRQAGRKPANCLWLWGEGRAVSWPTLAERFQISGVVVSTSDVHRGLGLCAGLTAVDPARLTQVDLRTQATVALEELAKNDFAYVHVELSDEVVYGSDLKAKVQGIEAIDRDLIGPLVGGLEKLGPIRLLVFCDHGSVHAGQVENEPGPFVYWDSTLKGTSGGRKRLTEVHVQALGTSPKDATKFIARLFAKGS from the coding sequence ATGAAGTATGTGATCCTGCATGCCGACGGGCTTGCCGACCGCCCTCGGCAGGAACTGGGTGGGAAGACTCCTCTCCAAGTTGCGGCGACTCCCCATCTCGATCGTGTGGTTCAAAGTGGAGAACTGGGGCTCCTGTCTTTTCCCAATGGCGGGGGCCGTCATGGCTCCGGGCTCACAGGCACAGCCATTCTCGGGTATGACCCCAAGAAATATTATCAGGGTCCCGGACCCTTTGAAGCAGTCAGTCTGGAGGTGAACGTCACCGAGCACGACGTGGTGTATCGTTGCACGATGGTCACGCTCAAGGGGGAGCCGGGAACCAAGGGAACCTGGACCGATATCAAAAAACTCGGACCCCAGGTGGTCATGGATGATGCGACCGCCGGACTCATTAGCACGGAGGAAGCGCGGGAGCTGATCGATGCCGCCAATGAGCAATTGGGGTCTGAAACAATCCAGTTCTATCCAGGGTCCGGGCATCGGCATGTTATGGTCTGGGTCAATGGTAAACCGAGGGCGGTCTGTGCCGACCCTCAGACGCTGGTGGGTCATCCGATTGCCGGGGCGCTTCCGTCTGGGGACGGGTCCGATATTTTGCGGAAACTCATGGAGGCCTCCCTACACATCTTCCGTGACCACCCGGTCAATGACGAACGTCGGCAGGCGGGGCGGAAGCCGGCAAACTGTCTGTGGCTCTGGGGAGAAGGCCGTGCCGTTTCCTGGCCGACCCTCGCAGAGCGATTTCAGATTTCCGGCGTTGTCGTCTCGACGAGCGACGTCCACCGGGGGCTTGGGCTCTGCGCAGGGCTGACCGCGGTTGATCCAGCGCGGTTGACTCAGGTTGATCTCAGGACGCAGGCTACCGTGGCCCTGGAAGAGCTGGCCAAGAACGACTTCGCCTATGTCCACGTCGAACTGTCGGACGAAGTTGTCTATGGATCGGATCTCAAAGCGAAGGTCCAAGGCATTGAAGCGATCGATCGTGATCTCATCGGACCCCTGGTTGGAGGGCTGGAGAAGCTCGGCCCTATTCGTCTTCTCGTATTCTGTGATCATGGAAGTGTTCACGCGGGCCAGGTAGAGAACGAACCTGGCCCGTTTGTCTATTGGGATTCGACGCTGAAAGGGACATCAGGAGGGAGGAAGCGATTGACCGAGGTTCATGTCCAAGCGCTAGGAACTTCCCCCAAGGATGCCACGAAGTTTATTGCTCGACTCTTTGCCAAAGGGTCCTGA
- the thrC gene encoding threonine synthase has product MNRWRGVIEEYRKFLPVSERTPITTLGEGNTPLIRATRLAKKIAPGIDLYLKFEGANPTGSFKDRGMTMAISKAVESGARAVMCASTGNTSASAAAYGARAGLAVYVLIPAGKIAMGKLSQAMMHRATVIQIEGNFDQALSIVKDLSVTQHIELVNSINPFRIEGQKTAAMEVCDQLGDAPSLHVLPVGNAGNITAYWKGYQEYRAANQVTKVPRMMGFQAAGAAPIVLGHVVDNPQTVATAIRIGNPASWQLALNAVKESSGAIDMVTDEEILQAYAAVAATEGVFCEPASAASVAGVTKLNRAGALREGETVVCTLTGHGLKDADTAISVSVQPKTVKATREDVARLLNV; this is encoded by the coding sequence ATGAATCGTTGGCGTGGGGTGATCGAAGAGTATCGGAAGTTTCTGCCGGTTTCGGAACGTACACCCATCACTACGTTAGGCGAAGGCAACACCCCCCTCATCAGAGCCACGCGGTTAGCGAAGAAAATTGCTCCAGGCATCGATCTCTATCTGAAATTCGAGGGCGCAAATCCAACCGGGTCTTTCAAGGACCGCGGCATGACGATGGCGATCTCGAAAGCGGTGGAAAGCGGCGCGCGGGCTGTGATGTGTGCGTCGACGGGGAATACATCGGCGTCTGCTGCCGCCTACGGAGCTCGAGCCGGGCTGGCCGTGTATGTCTTGATTCCCGCGGGCAAGATCGCGATGGGGAAGCTCTCCCAAGCGATGATGCACCGCGCGACAGTGATCCAAATCGAAGGCAATTTCGATCAAGCGCTTTCGATCGTCAAAGATCTCTCTGTGACGCAGCACATCGAGCTGGTGAATTCCATTAATCCTTTCCGAATCGAAGGCCAGAAGACCGCGGCCATGGAGGTCTGCGATCAACTTGGAGACGCGCCGAGCCTCCACGTGCTCCCCGTTGGGAATGCCGGAAACATCACGGCCTATTGGAAGGGGTATCAGGAGTATCGAGCCGCGAATCAGGTCACCAAGGTGCCGAGGATGATGGGGTTTCAAGCGGCTGGAGCCGCACCGATCGTGCTTGGACATGTGGTGGACAATCCGCAAACCGTGGCGACGGCCATCCGGATCGGCAATCCAGCCAGTTGGCAATTGGCGCTGAATGCGGTGAAAGAGTCGTCCGGCGCCATCGACATGGTCACGGACGAAGAAATTTTGCAGGCCTACGCCGCCGTGGCAGCGACCGAAGGGGTCTTCTGCGAACCGGCATCGGCTGCATCGGTGGCGGGCGTGACTAAGTTGAATCGAGCTGGCGCTCTTCGGGAAGGAGAGACGGTCGTGTGTACGTTGACCGGCCATGGGTTGAAGGATGCCGATACCGCTATCAGCGTGTCCGTTCAACCGAAAACCGTGAAGGCGACGCGGGAGGATGTCGCCCGACTGCTAAATGTGTAG
- a CDS encoding homoserine dehydrogenase, which yields MKSSIGVGLIGFGTVGSGVAKILLENAGLIQRRVGVPVKLIRIADLDITRDRGVHVPAEMLTTDAKQVLTDPAVDIVIELIGGCDTAKRLILDAMAAGKQVVTANKALLALHGEDIFAAAVRHGVDLGFEASVGGGIPVIHALTEGLAANAIQSIYGIINGTSNYILSRMTNEKQGFEAVLAEAQRAGYAEADPTFDVAGIDSAHKLSILANLAFGTPINFKDLYTEGITHITQHDIAYAWELGYTIKLLGIAKLVDGEVEARVHPTMIASSLPIAKVEGVYNAIQLVGDAVGDVMLYGRGAGDLPAGSAVVSDVISLARNLLKGAVGRIPPASFQQNQRRPLRMRPMDEISSLYYLRFMVVDRPGVLAQIAGVLGQFSISISSMLQQGRSAGQTVSIVIKTHLAKERDVQAALREFNRMTCISAPAILIRVEGKDE from the coding sequence ATGAAGTCGAGCATCGGTGTTGGGCTCATTGGGTTCGGTACGGTCGGAAGCGGCGTCGCCAAGATTCTGTTGGAGAATGCCGGATTGATCCAACGTCGCGTTGGTGTACCAGTCAAACTCATCCGGATTGCCGATCTCGATATCACTCGTGATCGAGGTGTTCATGTACCCGCTGAAATGTTGACCACCGATGCGAAACAGGTCCTCACCGACCCTGCCGTCGATATCGTGATCGAATTAATCGGAGGCTGTGATACGGCCAAACGGCTGATCCTGGATGCCATGGCTGCGGGGAAACAGGTGGTGACAGCGAACAAGGCATTGCTGGCGCTCCATGGTGAAGACATCTTCGCGGCAGCGGTGCGCCACGGAGTGGATCTCGGCTTTGAAGCCAGCGTCGGGGGAGGAATTCCCGTCATCCACGCGTTGACAGAGGGACTGGCGGCCAACGCGATCCAGTCTATTTACGGAATCATCAACGGGACATCGAACTACATTCTTTCTCGTATGACCAATGAGAAGCAGGGATTCGAGGCTGTCTTAGCAGAAGCCCAACGGGCCGGTTATGCAGAAGCCGATCCGACCTTCGATGTCGCAGGTATCGATTCGGCGCATAAGCTGTCTATCCTCGCCAACCTGGCCTTTGGTACGCCGATCAACTTCAAGGATCTCTATACCGAAGGGATCACGCACATCACGCAACATGACATCGCCTACGCCTGGGAACTCGGGTACACGATTAAGCTCCTAGGCATCGCAAAGCTCGTCGATGGCGAGGTCGAGGCACGCGTCCATCCGACCATGATCGCATCGTCCTTGCCGATCGCCAAAGTGGAAGGGGTCTACAACGCGATTCAGCTTGTTGGCGATGCGGTCGGCGACGTGATGTTGTACGGCAGGGGCGCCGGTGATTTGCCAGCCGGAAGTGCCGTCGTGAGCGATGTCATCAGCCTCGCGCGCAACCTCCTAAAGGGTGCTGTCGGGCGTATTCCACCTGCGTCATTCCAGCAGAATCAGCGGCGTCCACTGAGAATGCGTCCCATGGACGAGATCAGCTCCCTCTACTATCTGCGGTTCATGGTGGTGGATCGTCCAGGGGTCTTGGCGCAGATTGCGGGTGTGCTCGGCCAGTTCAGCATCAGCATTTCGTCGATGCTACAACAGGGGAGAAGCGCGGGACAGACGGTCTCGATTGTCATCAAAACCCACCTGGCCAAGGAACGGGATGTCCAGGCCGCATTACGGGAATTCAATCGCATGACCTGTATCTCTGCACCTGCCATCCTGATCCGGGTTGAAGGCAAGGACGAATAA
- the alaC gene encoding alanine transaminase, whose translation MGIGDGFYRIKRLPPYVFAQVQSLKLDARHRGEDIIDFGMGNPDQPTPPHIVDKMIEAARKGKNHRYSASRGITKLRHAIAAWYKRNYDVDLDPESEAIVTIGSKEGLAHLSLAMIGPGDVVLTPTPTYPIHMYSFIIAGGEVRGIELRPDSDFFDDLQRVYRQTFPRPKILVINFPHNPTTAVVDLEFFKKIVAFAKEHQVIVIHDLAYADIVFDGYRAPSFLQIPGAKDVGVEFYTLSKAYNMPGWRVGFCVGNREVVGALAKIKSYLDYGIFQPLQIASVIALNGPQDCVKETVLRYQKRRDVLVSGLNRIGWHVAKPLATMFVWARIPLPYRHMGSLEFSKLLLREAKVAVSPGIGFGEGGDEYVRFALVENEHRTRQAVRGIRKALKLEGAEE comes from the coding sequence ATGGGAATCGGAGACGGGTTTTACCGAATTAAACGGCTGCCGCCGTATGTTTTTGCTCAGGTCCAGAGCCTGAAGCTTGATGCCCGGCATCGTGGCGAAGACATCATCGACTTCGGGATGGGTAATCCCGATCAACCGACGCCCCCTCACATCGTCGACAAGATGATCGAGGCGGCGCGAAAGGGCAAGAATCACCGTTACTCGGCGTCCCGTGGGATCACGAAGCTTCGGCACGCAATCGCGGCCTGGTACAAACGGAACTACGACGTTGATCTCGATCCCGAGAGCGAAGCCATCGTGACCATTGGCTCCAAGGAAGGGCTGGCGCACTTATCGTTGGCAATGATCGGACCAGGCGATGTCGTCCTGACTCCTACGCCCACCTATCCCATCCACATGTATAGTTTTATCATCGCGGGTGGGGAAGTCCGCGGCATCGAGCTGCGCCCGGATAGTGACTTCTTCGATGATCTCCAGCGTGTCTATCGGCAGACATTCCCTAGACCCAAGATTCTGGTCATCAATTTCCCGCACAATCCGACCACGGCGGTAGTCGATCTGGAATTTTTCAAGAAGATTGTCGCCTTTGCAAAAGAACACCAGGTAATCGTCATCCACGATCTCGCTTATGCGGATATCGTGTTTGATGGGTACAGGGCGCCAAGTTTTCTCCAAATCCCTGGCGCAAAGGATGTCGGCGTCGAGTTCTATACCCTCTCGAAGGCGTACAATATGCCTGGATGGCGCGTGGGATTCTGTGTCGGCAATCGCGAAGTGGTCGGCGCGCTGGCCAAGATCAAGAGCTACCTGGATTACGGCATTTTTCAACCGCTGCAGATCGCCAGCGTCATTGCGCTAAACGGGCCTCAGGATTGTGTCAAAGAAACCGTTCTCCGGTATCAAAAACGACGGGATGTGTTGGTCAGCGGCTTGAACCGAATTGGCTGGCATGTCGCAAAACCGCTGGCGACAATGTTCGTATGGGCCAGGATTCCGCTTCCCTATCGCCACATGGGATCGCTGGAGTTTTCTAAGCTCCTGCTGCGCGAGGCGAAAGTGGCTGTCTCTCCCGGAATCGGGTTTGGAGAAGGGGGCGATGAGTACGTGCGGTTCGCACTGGTCGAGAACGAGCACCGTACTAGACAGGCAGTCCGTGGAATTCGTAAAGCCCTCAAGCTGGAGGGAGCCGAAGAATGA
- a CDS encoding pyridoxine 5'-phosphate synthase, whose translation MPRLGVNIDHVATLRQARGGNDPDPLAAAVLVELAGADGIVVHLREDRRHIQDKDLQLLRELIRTKLDLEMAADEAMAKIALMIKPDMVTLVPEHRQELTTEGGLDVASHKDRINQVVKMLHDGGIPVSLFIEPDLAQIKAAHKISTDFVELHTGRYANAKRSKEADAEFEAISQSAKLAYKLGIGVNAGHGLNYRNVKRLTMIPEIVEYNIGHSIIARAVLVGLDQAVREMKVLIG comes from the coding sequence GTGCCACGGCTTGGGGTCAATATCGATCATGTCGCGACCTTGCGGCAGGCCCGAGGGGGAAACGACCCGGACCCCTTGGCGGCAGCGGTGCTCGTGGAGTTGGCCGGCGCTGACGGGATTGTAGTCCATCTTCGCGAAGACCGTCGTCACATCCAGGACAAAGATCTCCAACTCCTTCGAGAGTTGATTCGAACCAAGCTCGATCTGGAAATGGCTGCAGACGAAGCCATGGCGAAAATCGCGCTGATGATTAAACCAGACATGGTTACGCTGGTCCCTGAACATCGTCAGGAACTCACCACCGAAGGCGGGCTGGACGTGGCCAGTCACAAGGACCGCATCAACCAAGTCGTGAAGATGCTTCACGACGGCGGCATTCCCGTCAGTCTTTTCATCGAACCAGATCTTGCGCAGATCAAGGCGGCTCATAAGATCTCCACCGATTTCGTTGAGTTGCACACCGGTCGATATGCCAACGCGAAACGGTCTAAAGAAGCTGACGCTGAATTCGAGGCCATCAGCCAATCGGCGAAGTTGGCTTACAAACTGGGCATTGGAGTAAATGCAGGACATGGCTTGAATTACCGTAATGTCAAGCGGTTAACGATGATCCCCGAAATCGTCGAGTACAACATAGGCCACAGCATCATCGCGAGAGCCGTACTCGTCGGCTTAGATCAAGCCGTCCGTGAAATGAAAGTGCTGATCGGCTGA